GTGAACACGTGCTCCGTGGTGAAGATAAAGATGCTCTAGCTCTTTATAAACAGGCATCTGCACATTTTCAGACGGCACATAATAGAAAAGATCAGGGTCTTACTTTGTGGGGCCAAGCTCAAGTCTTTGCCAATCTAGGTCAACTTAACGCTGCCAAAGAAGCTTTTTCTGACGCTCAAGATTGCTTTCAAGAATGCGGAGCAGGAAAATTGGAGTGCGAACTCATCTACGACTGGGGAAATCTTTACGTAGAAGAAACTGATTTTAATCAGGCTCGGAAGCTTTACGATCAGGGAATTCGCTTGGCTCAAGCTGAAGGCGATGAAATGCTCCAGGCAGAAGGTTACAGCAAAATTGGGTATACATGGGCACAACAAGGACATTTTGAGCAAGCGATTGAAAACTACCAGAAAGCTATCAAAGCAGCTAGATTAGCAGGCGATGTCCGGCAGCAGCTAATGACTTGGATCGACCTAGCCCGCTTACACTATTCGCTAAACATTCCACAGGAAATGCTTCGTTGCTGTCAGGAGGCTCTAAGCTTAGTTGGCGATACGACGTATCCGGAAGACCAGGCGGCAGTGCTAGTACAAGCGACTAGGGCATACAAAGCCCTTGGAGATCGAGAAAACGCCCTAAAGAACTGGGAAAAGGCGATGGCACTAGCTCAGGAAGCAGGTTACCCACAGTTACTCGAAATGGTGAATTTGTTCAAGCCAGAGGGCAAGCATTCATGAAATCCCGTTTCCAAGCCTTGAAACTGATTCGGCAAGTAGGGATTGAACTGCTTACCGCTGAACAAGCTCTGGAAAACCAGCAAGAACCTGAGGTGGAGTCACTGACCAGAGCTGAAAAAAAGCGTCCGAAGCTTTACGCCTTTGTCGTCAGCATAAGATTTCTGAGGAACTGATAGCATTGGGGCAACTTGCTACTATCTACAGATTCCAGAAGAAGTATCGACAAGCACTGGCACTGTTTCGAGACCAGTTAGTTTTGGCAGAGCAGA
This region of Cyanobacteria bacterium GSL.Bin1 genomic DNA includes:
- a CDS encoding tetratricopeptide repeat protein; translation: ALQEILQGKVQTINEISQQLLKVSDSLSRKSLETIQKQKKEEESRLRTKKSFSEQYQNVSQKINAQEKKLDALRKSPKESKSTLQAAKNQLEILHKKLIRILQREREYLSIPMNDVSSTYIELASKARALSNRWLQILVEAESTVLNNILTQSLQETQAEQSRLGKRKVEAASEHVLRGEDKDALALYKQASAHFQTAHNRKDQGLTLWGQAQVFANLGQLNAAKEAFSDAQDCFQECGAGKLECELIYDWGNLYVEETDFNQARKLYDQGIRLAQAEGDEMLQAEGYSKIGYTWAQQGHFEQAIENYQKAIKAARLAGDVRQQLMTWIDLARLHYSLNIPQEMLRCCQEALSLVGDTTYPEDQAAVLVQATRAYKALGDRENALKNWEKAMALAQEAGYPQLLEMVNLFKPEGKHS